Proteins encoded by one window of Phenylobacterium soli:
- a CDS encoding SCP2 sterol-binding domain-containing protein, translated as MATLEELTERIRRAAASDADLGQGPLSTTIKLDLKGEGFIHIDGAAVSNEDRPADLTVTVARRDLEALGKGELDPVRAMMTGRLKLSDMGLAMKLQPRIQAIFSKARD; from the coding sequence ATGGCGACGCTGGAGGAGCTGACGGAGCGAATCCGCCGGGCTGCTGCGTCGGACGCCGACCTCGGCCAAGGCCCGCTTTCCACGACGATCAAGCTCGACCTGAAGGGCGAGGGCTTCATCCACATCGACGGGGCGGCGGTCAGCAACGAGGACCGCCCGGCGGACCTGACGGTCACGGTGGCCCGCCGCGACCTCGAGGCGCTCGGCAAGGGCGAACTCGACCCGGTGCGCGCCATGATGACCGGCCGGCTGAAGCTCTCCGACATGGGGCTGGCGATGAAGCTGCAGCCCCGCATCCAGGCGATATTCTCCAAGGCCCGCGACTGA
- a CDS encoding Hsp20 family protein: MRTFDFAPLYRSVVGFDRLANLLEAAATETAPAGYPPYNIERTAENEYRIEIAVAGFRPDELNVEVKENLLTVQGRKAANDETRHFLHRGLAERNFERRFQLADYVVVTDANLQDGVLQIALKRELPEALKPRRIEIGTASQPLIEGEAADKAA, from the coding sequence ATGCGTACGTTTGACTTCGCTCCCCTCTATCGTTCGGTCGTGGGCTTCGATCGCCTCGCCAACCTCCTGGAAGCCGCCGCCACCGAGACTGCGCCGGCCGGCTATCCCCCGTACAACATCGAGCGCACCGCCGAGAACGAGTACCGCATCGAGATCGCGGTCGCCGGCTTCCGGCCCGATGAGCTCAACGTCGAGGTCAAGGAAAACCTCCTGACCGTCCAGGGCCGCAAGGCGGCCAACGACGAGACCCGCCACTTCCTGCATCGCGGCCTGGCCGAGCGCAATTTCGAGCGCCGGTTCCAGCTGGCCGACTACGTGGTCGTGACCGACGCGAACCTGCAAGACGGCGTGCTGCAGATCGCCCTGAAGCGCGAGCTTCCCGAGGCGCTCAAGCCGCGCCGCATCGAGATCGGCACGGCCTCCCAGCCGCTGATCGAGGGCGAGGCCGCCGACAAGGCGGCCTGA